One part of the Anaeromyxobacter sp. Fw109-5 genome encodes these proteins:
- the speA gene encoding biosynthetic arginine decarboxylase has translation MAPAEWSIDRATQFYNIAGWGAGFFSVNERGHVVVHPMGQPGPVIDLMDVVEDIRERKIGFPCVVRFQDVLRARVKQINEAFAKAVAEMGYGARYLGVYPIKVNQMREVVEEILDAGAPYNYGLEAGSKGELLVVLGMNTNPEALTICNGYKDEEYLRLALLGRKLGRKVIVVIEKLSELPQLLKLGEEMGVEPMIGLRSKLTTRGTGKWEGSSGDFAKFGLTVPELIHAVRILKDAKKEHCAKLLHFHVGSQLTEIRVVKDAVNEGARVYAKLRKMGLPIEYFDVGGGMGVDYVGVQTNGNAQPGTIASTVNYTLDEYVGDVVYNVQRVCVNEGVPEPNLVTESGRAITAHHSCIIMNVFGHIEIGSAEEIAAASAPKPDEPKLVREMREIVSSMTPRNRAEAYHDAAAKKEEALQMFKLGILGLEERAVVESLFWKLVRGIADLNRGKKRLPRETRDLADKIADQYMANFSLFQSAPDHWAFDQLFPIVPLHRMGEVPTKDCTIVDITCDSDGKIDRFIENDGVDETLSLHSLRPGEPYYLGMFMTGAYQDIMGDMHNLFGRVNEIHVFVDDEDPEDFYIEEVIPGDTIEKVLSRLQYEPAELSRRVKGALDGKVKEGAIRPKEGVSLADFYESVMKGYTYLGGV, from the coding sequence ATGGCACCAGCCGAATGGTCCATCGACCGCGCGACCCAGTTCTACAACATCGCCGGATGGGGGGCCGGCTTCTTCTCGGTCAACGAGAGGGGGCACGTCGTCGTCCACCCGATGGGCCAGCCCGGCCCCGTCATCGACCTGATGGACGTGGTCGAGGACATCCGCGAGCGCAAGATCGGCTTCCCCTGCGTGGTCCGCTTCCAGGACGTGCTCCGCGCGCGCGTGAAGCAGATCAACGAGGCCTTCGCGAAGGCCGTGGCGGAGATGGGGTACGGCGCGCGCTACCTCGGCGTCTACCCGATCAAGGTGAACCAGATGCGCGAGGTGGTCGAGGAGATCCTCGACGCCGGCGCGCCGTACAACTACGGCCTCGAGGCGGGCTCCAAGGGCGAGCTGCTCGTGGTCCTCGGGATGAACACCAACCCCGAGGCGCTCACCATCTGCAACGGGTACAAGGACGAGGAGTACCTGCGCCTCGCGCTCCTCGGCCGCAAGCTCGGCCGCAAGGTCATCGTCGTCATCGAGAAGCTCTCCGAGCTGCCGCAGCTCCTCAAGCTCGGAGAGGAGATGGGCGTCGAGCCGATGATCGGGCTCCGCTCCAAGCTCACCACCCGCGGCACGGGGAAGTGGGAGGGCTCGTCCGGGGACTTCGCCAAGTTCGGGCTCACCGTCCCCGAGCTCATCCACGCCGTACGGATCCTCAAGGACGCGAAGAAGGAGCACTGCGCGAAGCTGCTCCACTTCCACGTGGGCTCGCAGCTCACCGAGATCCGGGTGGTGAAGGACGCCGTGAACGAGGGCGCCCGCGTCTACGCGAAGCTCCGCAAGATGGGGCTGCCCATCGAGTACTTCGACGTCGGCGGCGGGATGGGCGTCGACTACGTCGGCGTCCAGACGAACGGGAACGCCCAGCCCGGCACCATCGCCTCTACGGTCAACTACACGCTCGACGAGTACGTCGGCGACGTCGTCTACAACGTCCAGCGCGTCTGCGTGAACGAGGGCGTGCCCGAGCCGAACCTCGTCACGGAGTCCGGGCGGGCCATCACCGCCCACCACTCCTGCATCATCATGAACGTCTTCGGCCACATCGAGATCGGGTCGGCGGAGGAGATCGCCGCCGCCTCGGCGCCGAAGCCGGACGAGCCGAAGCTCGTGCGGGAGATGCGCGAGATCGTCTCCTCGATGACGCCGCGAAACCGGGCGGAGGCGTACCACGACGCCGCGGCCAAGAAGGAGGAGGCGCTCCAGATGTTCAAGCTCGGCATCCTCGGCCTCGAGGAGCGGGCGGTCGTGGAGAGCCTCTTCTGGAAGCTGGTGCGCGGCATCGCCGACCTGAACCGCGGCAAGAAGCGGCTCCCGCGCGAGACCCGCGACCTGGCCGACAAGATCGCCGACCAGTACATGGCGAACTTCTCGCTCTTCCAGAGCGCGCCGGACCACTGGGCGTTCGACCAGCTCTTCCCCATCGTGCCCTTGCACCGGATGGGCGAGGTGCCGACGAAGGACTGCACCATCGTCGACATCACCTGCGACTCGGACGGAAAGATCGATCGCTTCATCGAGAACGACGGCGTCGACGAGACGCTCTCGCTCCACTCCCTGCGCCCCGGGGAGCCCTACTACCTCGGCATGTTCATGACCGGCGCCTACCAGGACATCATGGGCGACATGCACAACCTGTTCGGCCGGGTGAACGAGATCCACGTGTTCGTGGACGACGAGGACCCCGAGGACTTCTACATCGAGGAGGTCATCCCCGGCGACACCATCGAGAAGGTGCTCTCGCGCCTGCAGTACGAGCCCGCCGAGCTGTCGCGCCGGGTGAAGGGCGCGCTCGACGGGAAGGTGAAGGAGGGCGCCATCCGGCCGAAGGAGGGCGTGTCGCTCGCCGACTTCTACGAGTCGGTGATGAAGGGCTACACGTACCTGGGGGGCGTGTGA
- a CDS encoding DUF1992 domain-containing protein — MAERSRKPGETYESYAERLIREAQEEGAFDRLSGAGKPLPLCGGALPEAWWIKEKLRREQLSSLPDSIAIRHEAEAVLAAVAREGDERLVRERLEALNARIRRLNATFTGWPPTTLAPLDVEEVLRRWRAGRLDPAAASAP, encoded by the coding sequence GTGGCGGAGCGCTCCCGAAAGCCCGGGGAGACCTACGAGTCCTACGCCGAGCGCCTCATCCGCGAGGCGCAGGAGGAGGGCGCCTTCGACCGGCTCTCCGGGGCGGGCAAGCCGCTGCCGCTCTGCGGCGGGGCGCTCCCCGAGGCGTGGTGGATCAAGGAGAAGCTCCGGCGGGAGCAGCTGTCGAGCCTGCCGGACTCCATCGCCATCCGCCACGAGGCCGAGGCGGTGCTCGCCGCCGTGGCGCGCGAGGGCGACGAGCGGCTCGTCCGCGAGCGCCTCGAGGCGCTGAACGCCAGGATCCGCCGGCTGAACGCGACCTTCACCGGCTGGCCGCCCACCACGCTCGCGCCCCTCGACGTCGAGGAGGTCCTGCGACGCTGGCGAGCAGGGCGGCTCGACCCGGCCGCCGCGAGCGCGCCCTGA
- a CDS encoding dodecin, which yields MSGIYKKIEIVGTSPTSFAEATRMAVEQASKSIRHMAWFEVVEQRGAIKDGKVSEFQVTLRVGFKLE from the coding sequence ATGAGCGGGATCTACAAGAAGATCGAGATCGTCGGCACGTCGCCCACGAGCTTCGCCGAGGCCACGCGAATGGCCGTCGAGCAGGCGTCGAAGTCGATCCGGCACATGGCGTGGTTCGAGGTCGTCGAGCAGCGCGGGGCCATCAAGGATGGCAAGGTCTCGGAGTTCCAGGTCACGCTGCGCGTCGGGTTCAAGCTCGAGTGA
- a CDS encoding class I SAM-dependent methyltransferase has translation MPTRPLPRDVWAVGAAYEAYVGRWSELVAREFVRWLGVPPHRRWVDVGCGAGALARAIVELAAPETVVAVDRSKGFVTHARAGAGDPRVAFHVGDAHWLAVPSSRFDVAVSGLVLNFVADPGKMVSEMARVGRPGATVGLYVWDYASGVELMRRFWDAATRLDPAAAALDEAVRFPGCAPAPLAALLGAAGLSDVETRAIDVPTHFRDFDDYWSPFLGGQGPAPAYAMSLSEDRRVALREAIRASLPVASDGSIALTARAWAVRGSKAHVTAPP, from the coding sequence ATGCCGACCCGGCCTCTGCCGCGCGACGTCTGGGCCGTAGGAGCGGCGTACGAGGCCTATGTCGGCCGCTGGAGCGAGCTCGTCGCGCGCGAGTTCGTGCGCTGGCTCGGCGTGCCCCCGCATCGCCGCTGGGTGGACGTCGGTTGCGGAGCGGGAGCGCTGGCGCGGGCGATCGTCGAGCTCGCCGCGCCCGAAACCGTGGTCGCGGTCGATCGCTCCAAGGGCTTCGTGACCCATGCACGCGCGGGCGCAGGCGATCCTCGGGTGGCGTTCCACGTCGGAGACGCGCACTGGCTGGCGGTTCCGTCGAGCAGGTTCGACGTGGCCGTCTCGGGCCTGGTGCTCAACTTCGTGGCGGACCCGGGGAAGATGGTGTCCGAGATGGCGCGCGTGGGCCGGCCGGGGGCCACCGTCGGGCTGTACGTGTGGGACTACGCCAGCGGCGTGGAGCTGATGCGCCGGTTCTGGGACGCGGCGACGAGGCTGGACCCAGCGGCGGCAGCGCTCGACGAAGCCGTCCGCTTTCCGGGCTGCGCGCCCGCGCCGCTGGCGGCGCTCCTCGGCGCGGCGGGCCTGTCCGACGTCGAGACGCGCGCGATCGACGTGCCCACCCACTTCCGCGACTTCGACGACTACTGGTCGCCCTTTCTCGGCGGGCAGGGCCCCGCGCCGGCGTACGCCATGTCGCTGTCCGAGGACCGTCGCGTCGCGCTGCGCGAGGCCATCCGCGCGTCGTTGCCGGTGGCATCCGACGGGTCGATCGCGCTCACCGCACGCGCATGGGCGGTGCGCGGATCCAAGGCGCACGTCACGGCGCCGCCGTGA
- a CDS encoding HAD-IG family 5'-nucleotidase — MSTTRGGPHAGAGLQDAPVAPAGGRAYDAPEILRLLETPHAGREVPRAREIFVNRNLRMDKIELVGFDMDYTLAMYHLQRLEELAFGMTLARMISALGYPAQIGALRYDPVFVIRGLVMDKLHGNIFKMDRHNHVGRCYHGRRPLPPEEKRRLYRDEKVHLSSPRFAWIDTLFALPEACLFAEIIELLEGGGQRVDYSKLWDDIRESIDTVHRDGTLKAEVKKDLPRYLLKDPELGPALHKLRSGGKKLFVLTNSLWDYTDAVMSYILDGVLPEYPSWRNYFDAVITGAAKPAFFSDRRPLYALAPDGSRAGEATALERGRWYEGGDLPTLERLIGIGGDRILYVGDHIYGDILRSKKSSLWRTCMVVEELERELAWLEKSQDALAELARLEAVRVRVEDEISVHRAALNALDRRIDRAPDPRARERLQETRRHDKAELEVLRHARRDADDRIRELQRSVEEGFNAYWGLTFKEGHENSRFAEQVENYACVYTSRASNFVFYSPIQYFRSPRAAMPHERAAPTRISPWGDEHAAPVAGDRPSRVSKASK; from the coding sequence ATGTCGACCACCAGAGGGGGGCCGCACGCCGGCGCGGGCCTGCAGGACGCGCCCGTCGCGCCGGCCGGCGGGCGCGCGTACGACGCGCCCGAGATCCTGAGGCTGCTCGAGACGCCGCACGCCGGCCGCGAGGTGCCGCGCGCGCGGGAGATCTTCGTCAACCGGAACCTCCGGATGGACAAGATCGAGCTCGTCGGCTTCGACATGGACTACACGCTCGCGATGTACCACCTGCAGCGGCTCGAGGAGCTCGCCTTCGGGATGACCCTCGCGCGCATGATCTCCGCGCTCGGCTACCCCGCGCAGATCGGCGCGCTCCGCTACGACCCCGTCTTCGTGATCCGCGGGCTCGTGATGGACAAGCTGCACGGCAACATCTTCAAGATGGATCGCCACAACCACGTGGGCCGCTGCTACCACGGGCGGCGGCCGCTGCCGCCCGAGGAGAAGCGGCGCCTCTACCGCGACGAGAAGGTCCACCTCTCCTCCCCCCGCTTCGCCTGGATCGACACGCTCTTCGCGCTCCCCGAGGCGTGCCTCTTCGCCGAGATCATCGAGCTGCTCGAGGGTGGCGGCCAGCGCGTCGACTACTCGAAGCTCTGGGACGACATCCGCGAGTCGATCGACACGGTCCACCGCGACGGCACGCTCAAGGCGGAGGTGAAGAAGGACCTGCCTCGATACCTGTTGAAGGACCCCGAGCTCGGGCCGGCGCTGCACAAGCTGCGCTCCGGCGGGAAGAAGCTCTTCGTCCTCACGAACTCCCTGTGGGACTACACCGACGCGGTGATGTCGTACATCCTCGACGGCGTGCTGCCCGAGTACCCGAGCTGGCGGAACTACTTCGACGCGGTGATCACCGGCGCGGCGAAGCCGGCCTTCTTCTCGGACCGGCGGCCGCTCTACGCGCTCGCGCCGGACGGCTCGCGCGCGGGGGAGGCCACCGCCCTCGAGCGCGGCCGCTGGTACGAGGGCGGCGACCTGCCCACGCTGGAGCGGCTCATCGGCATCGGCGGCGACCGCATCCTGTACGTCGGCGACCACATCTACGGCGACATCCTGCGGTCGAAGAAGAGCTCGCTCTGGCGGACCTGCATGGTCGTCGAGGAGCTCGAGCGGGAGCTGGCCTGGCTCGAGAAGAGCCAGGACGCGCTGGCCGAGCTGGCGCGCCTCGAGGCGGTGCGCGTGCGGGTCGAGGACGAGATCTCGGTGCACCGGGCCGCGCTGAACGCGCTCGACCGGCGCATCGATCGCGCCCCCGACCCCCGCGCGCGCGAGCGGCTTCAGGAGACCCGGCGGCACGACAAGGCCGAGCTCGAGGTGCTCCGGCACGCCCGCCGGGACGCCGACGACCGGATCCGCGAGCTGCAGCGCTCCGTGGAGGAGGGCTTCAACGCCTACTGGGGGCTCACCTTCAAGGAAGGGCACGAGAACTCGCGCTTCGCCGAGCAGGTCGAGAACTACGCCTGCGTGTACACGAGCCGCGCCTCGAACTTCGTCTTCTACTCGCCCATCCAGTACTTCCGCTCACCCCGCGCCGCGATGCCGCACGAGCGCGCCGCGCCCACCCGCATCTCGCCGTGGGGCGACGAGCACGCCGCCCCGGTCGCCGGCGACCGGCCCTCGCGCGTGTCGAAGGCGTCGAAGTAG
- a CDS encoding helix-turn-helix domain-containing protein, with translation MAKTKSQRDPRRDELRRFGERVREQRRTRGLTQEALAEALDLSVAYVSLIERGGRNPPYTTVVAIARALGIPASSIVADD, from the coding sequence ATGGCCAAGACGAAGTCACAGCGAGACCCCCGCCGCGACGAGCTGCGCCGATTCGGGGAGCGCGTCAGAGAGCAGCGCCGGACGCGCGGGCTGACGCAGGAGGCGCTCGCCGAGGCGCTCGACCTGTCCGTGGCGTACGTGAGCCTCATCGAGCGCGGCGGCCGGAACCCGCCCTACACCACCGTGGTCGCCATCGCGCGGGCGCTGGGGATCCCCGCCTCCAGCATCGTCGCCGACGACTAG